In the genome of Luteibaculum oceani, the window TAGCCAATAAGCCAATTCGCCAATAAGCAAAAAAGGGCTTTCGCCCTTTTTTTATCTAATCAACCTAAACTCTCCGTGTAGGATTTCTCTAATGCGTTTATCAAACATCTTGGCCCTTACCACAAAGTAATAGGTGTCAACTGCAGCGGGCTTTCCGTTTATGGTTCCATCCCAGGCGGGATTATCGGGTGTTCCGGTAAATACCAACTCCCCGTAGCGGTTGTAAATTCTAAACTCCTCGTAGGACTCCACTCCCC includes:
- a CDS encoding T9SS type B sorting domain-containing protein, giving the protein TDYILRVDATKYSLDVPDAFSPNGDGINDEIYPQGWGVESYEEFRIYNRYGELVFTGTPDNPAWDGTINGKPAAVDTYYFVVRAKMFDKRIREILHGEFRLIR